One region of Desulfurobacterium indicum genomic DNA includes:
- a CDS encoding type 4a pilus biogenesis protein PilO, whose amino-acid sequence MAFEGLLDDLKDRWAEIPKWQKWIAYVVVLIIAAYVYKMNVIDPINLKIEQLKRQISQKRVKVTRLLAVEKRRNELKKEIDELEAKIAALEIKLPTGNEEVSDIIKSIAKNTGNTEIGLIKRGKEQNKEYYNQIDYTVVMKTRFPNFIAWCESLVKANRIMTFGDMSMVGLTPEKKKMTIEKLFKGKEQKKEKEYYSYKYTVQVNLNLNAYTLKR is encoded by the coding sequence ATGGCATTTGAAGGATTACTTGATGATTTAAAAGATAGGTGGGCTGAGATTCCTAAATGGCAGAAATGGATAGCTTATGTAGTAGTTTTGATAATTGCTGCTTATGTGTATAAGATGAATGTTATTGATCCTATTAATCTCAAAATAGAGCAATTAAAGAGACAAATATCTCAAAAGAGGGTTAAAGTAACCAGACTTCTTGCTGTTGAAAAAAGAAGGAATGAGCTTAAAAAAGAGATAGATGAATTGGAAGCAAAAATAGCTGCTCTTGAAATCAAACTGCCTACAGGTAACGAGGAAGTCAGTGACATAATTAAGTCAATAGCAAAAAATACCGGGAATACAGAGATAGGTTTAATTAAAAGAGGTAAGGAGCAGAACAAAGAATACTATAATCAGATTGATTACACAGTTGTTATGAAAACAAGATTTCCGAACTTTATTGCCTGGTGTGAAAGTCTCGTTAAAGCTAATCGTATAATGACCTTTGGCGATATGTCAATGGTAGGGTTGACTCCTGAAAAGAAGAAGATGACGATAGAAAAACTATTTAAAGGAAAAGAACAAAAAAAAGAGAAAGAATATTATTCTTATAAATATACTGTACAGGTTAATCTTAATTTAAATGCTTATACGCTTAAGAGGTAA
- the ribF gene encoding riboflavin biosynthesis protein RibF codes for MKSCIVGKFESFHRGHQKLIEDARKLAKIVEIFSIWPPPNSDNLLFTEKEREYLAEKFNVKLNNIKFDEIKNLTPEEFFAFLKTCNCTYLVVGIDWRFGKGRSGNVETAKILGKKYGIKVIPVPPVEENGRKISTSWIKELLKQGSIEKANHLLGFKFFTMGVTVKGQGIGKTIGFPTVNVKTEKKLLLPFGVYEVELTYNKKTFKGIANFGTRPTFNGEKPILEVHVIGKKLEIKKQALVKVDFKRFVREERRFNSIEELKKQIKLDVDKILNE; via the coding sequence ATGAAATCATGCATAGTAGGGAAGTTTGAAAGCTTTCACAGAGGACATCAAAAACTGATAGAAGACGCAAGAAAACTAGCCAAGATTGTAGAAATATTTTCAATATGGCCTCCTCCCAACAGTGATAATCTGCTATTTACAGAAAAAGAAAGGGAATACCTTGCAGAAAAGTTCAATGTGAAATTGAACAATATAAAATTTGACGAAATAAAAAATCTTACCCCCGAAGAATTTTTTGCATTTTTGAAAACCTGTAATTGCACATATTTAGTTGTAGGTATTGATTGGCGGTTCGGAAAGGGAAGAAGCGGTAACGTAGAAACAGCAAAAATACTGGGGAAAAAGTATGGTATAAAAGTCATTCCTGTTCCACCAGTAGAGGAAAACGGCAGAAAAATCAGCACATCATGGATAAAAGAGCTTTTAAAGCAGGGAAGTATAGAAAAAGCGAATCATCTCCTTGGCTTTAAATTTTTCACCATGGGTGTCACTGTTAAAGGACAGGGAATAGGAAAAACCATTGGATTCCCAACTGTAAATGTTAAAACTGAGAAAAAACTTCTGCTGCCTTTTGGAGTATATGAAGTTGAATTGACATATAACAAAAAAACATTTAAAGGCATAGCAAACTTTGGAACAAGACCCACCTTTAATGGAGAAAAACCAATTCTGGAAGTTCATGTAATAGGAAAGAAACTGGAAATAAAAAAACAAGCACTTGTAAAAGTGGACTTTAAAAGATTCGTCAGAGAAGAGAGAAGATTTAACTCTATTGAAGAGCTTAAAAAACAGATTAAATTAGACGTAGACAAAATCTTAAACGAATAA
- a CDS encoding class II fructose-bisphosphate aldolase, with product MKALNVEEIKKSLKGIVEVNDKEVKILNEEALRKGIIDDLIYTAVFGDEEAKRFSRWLIRAIALDFGAIPASIHDLYIDGMGKEKLDRWFTVPAMNIRGMSYDVMRRIFKIAVEKDMTAFILEIAKSEIGYTYQRPEEYASCALAAAVKEGYKGPVFIQGDHFQFKAKNYFEDPEKELKAIQDLTREAIEAGFYNIDIDPSTLVDYSKPTLTEQQYHNYLNTAKMTAFIREIEPERITVSVGGEIGHIGGKNSTPEEFEAFMEGYLKTLKEYGDNLSYISKISVQTGTEHGGIPLPDGSVAKVKLDFSVLESIGKVARKKYSMSGAVQHGASTLPDELFHKFPEVKASEIHLATGFQNIIYDHLPEEMKKEIYVYLKENFSNEWKEDWTEEQFIYKLRKKGFGPFKKRFWDLPSDIKENILDALEAKFRFLFDQLKVYDTKKYTDEYIKPVKVLPEKPE from the coding sequence ATGAAAGCTTTAAATGTGGAGGAGATTAAAAAATCTCTTAAAGGTATCGTTGAAGTCAACGACAAAGAAGTAAAAATACTCAACGAAGAGGCTCTAAGGAAAGGCATTATTGACGATCTAATTTACACAGCCGTTTTCGGAGATGAGGAAGCAAAGCGATTTAGCCGATGGCTAATCAGAGCAATTGCCCTTGATTTTGGAGCAATCCCTGCATCCATCCATGATCTTTACATAGACGGGATGGGAAAAGAAAAATTGGACAGATGGTTCACTGTTCCTGCAATGAACATAAGAGGTATGTCTTACGACGTTATGAGAAGAATTTTCAAAATCGCTGTTGAGAAAGATATGACAGCCTTCATCCTTGAGATTGCAAAATCCGAAATAGGTTACACGTATCAAAGGCCTGAAGAGTATGCCTCATGTGCTCTTGCTGCTGCAGTAAAAGAAGGTTACAAAGGTCCTGTTTTTATACAGGGAGACCACTTCCAGTTTAAGGCAAAAAATTACTTTGAGGATCCTGAAAAAGAGCTTAAAGCAATTCAGGATTTAACAAGAGAAGCTATAGAAGCTGGCTTTTACAACATTGACATTGATCCTTCAACACTTGTTGACTACTCAAAACCAACACTTACAGAGCAACAGTATCACAACTACCTTAACACCGCAAAAATGACAGCATTCATAAGGGAAATCGAACCAGAAAGAATAACAGTCTCAGTCGGTGGTGAAATAGGACATATCGGTGGTAAAAACTCTACACCGGAAGAATTTGAAGCTTTCATGGAAGGATACCTGAAAACCTTAAAAGAATATGGAGACAATCTCTCTTACATAAGTAAAATCAGCGTCCAAACAGGAACAGAACACGGTGGTATTCCTCTCCCTGATGGAAGCGTAGCAAAAGTTAAACTTGATTTTTCAGTTCTTGAATCCATTGGTAAAGTGGCAAGGAAAAAATACAGTATGTCAGGTGCCGTTCAGCACGGTGCATCTACACTTCCGGACGAACTATTCCATAAGTTTCCTGAGGTGAAAGCTTCTGAAATACATCTTGCAACGGGATTTCAGAACATAATTTACGATCACCTTCCTGAAGAAATGAAAAAAGAAATTTATGTATACCTGAAAGAAAACTTCTCCAACGAGTGGAAAGAGGACTGGACAGAAGAACAGTTTATTTACAAGCTTAGAAAAAAGGGATTTGGACCGTTCAAAAAGCGGTTCTGGGATCTACCGTCAGACATAAAAGAAAACATATTAGACGCACTAGAAGCAAAGTTTAGATTTCTGTTCGATCAGCTCAAAGTCTACGACACGAAAAAATATACCGATGAATACATCAAACCTGTCAAAGTGCTTCCTGAAAAACCGGAATAA
- the pilQ gene encoding type IV pilus secretin PilQ: MRKLLNILTAVPLLTGTVYAGAISNVNLVNLDNQLRITLLTDEQCKVLEEKAGDIYNLYLKNCKIDSRKVFGKQDDLVRLIDIIPENDGTLVKIVPVGKVKISYTSYPKATTIVVSPQSLVAPVVKTTDEGVNITVNGDVDFSISKSDKKIILSSDGAVLKTMEKKVSSPYIDKVSTYSTGTKSYIIISLKTDIPAQVMKVGDTYEIKFLRPVETANTNIANKKIKLDFTNANVRTVVRAIADTVGINVVFDPEVKGTVSVRFLTPVDWQEALKAVLEPLGFTYVKQDDYLRIASKKRLMEETAYEPVHTYIVPLNYAYASEVAKVIKAYLGAETGKGKKAATKELVEVDDRTNSLILKVTKEHYNKIMEIIKNTDKITKQVSIEAKIVLVSSNFERDLGIKWGLNFYYTNHLTYPAHEEALKNTFSSSANIAPIDVEGSPYSIALGVLNHQETLRAELALQASQLNGDGKLVSQPKVITLDNKEATIEQGMEIPYKVIDENGNISTEFKKASLILKVKPHVTNDNKIVLDLEIRKDKPNYDYISYTGNTEPAIDTRSVKTQIMVNNGDTLVIGGIYEQEKSKSTAGVPLLSRIPLLGWLFKSEVIKNSNSQLLIFITPKVINSASETLPKVEE, encoded by the coding sequence ATGAGAAAATTATTAAATATATTAACGGCAGTACCTCTATTGACCGGAACGGTTTATGCCGGGGCAATTTCAAATGTTAATCTTGTAAATCTGGATAATCAACTCAGAATTACCCTATTGACAGATGAGCAGTGTAAGGTTTTAGAAGAAAAAGCAGGAGATATTTATAACCTTTATCTTAAAAATTGTAAAATCGACAGCAGAAAAGTTTTTGGGAAACAGGATGACTTAGTTAGGTTGATAGATATAATTCCAGAGAATGACGGAACGTTGGTAAAGATAGTTCCGGTTGGTAAGGTGAAAATATCTTATACATCTTATCCTAAAGCTACTACAATTGTCGTATCTCCTCAATCCCTTGTGGCTCCTGTAGTTAAAACGACAGATGAAGGTGTTAATATTACTGTTAACGGTGATGTTGATTTTTCAATATCAAAGTCTGACAAAAAGATAATTCTTTCCTCTGATGGAGCGGTGCTTAAAACGATGGAGAAAAAGGTTTCTTCTCCTTACATTGATAAAGTATCAACATATTCTACGGGGACCAAATCTTATATCATTATTTCTCTGAAAACGGATATCCCCGCTCAGGTTATGAAAGTAGGAGATACTTATGAAATAAAATTCTTAAGACCTGTTGAGACTGCAAACACAAATATTGCTAATAAAAAAATAAAGCTGGATTTCACAAATGCAAATGTTAGGACAGTTGTTAGAGCCATTGCAGATACGGTAGGTATCAATGTCGTTTTCGATCCTGAGGTAAAAGGAACAGTTTCCGTTAGATTTTTGACGCCGGTTGATTGGCAGGAAGCACTTAAAGCCGTTCTTGAACCTTTAGGATTTACTTATGTGAAGCAGGATGATTATTTAAGGATAGCTTCTAAAAAACGTTTGATGGAAGAGACAGCATATGAGCCTGTTCATACTTATATAGTTCCACTTAATTATGCTTATGCTTCAGAGGTTGCAAAGGTAATAAAAGCTTATTTGGGTGCAGAAACAGGCAAAGGTAAGAAAGCTGCAACTAAGGAGCTGGTTGAGGTTGATGACAGGACAAACAGCCTGATTTTAAAAGTAACGAAAGAACATTATAATAAAATAATGGAAATAATTAAAAATACTGATAAGATAACCAAGCAGGTTTCTATTGAAGCGAAAATAGTACTTGTCAGTTCTAATTTTGAAAGAGATTTGGGTATTAAATGGGGTTTGAATTTTTATTATACCAATCATTTGACTTATCCAGCTCATGAAGAGGCTCTTAAAAACACTTTTTCTTCAAGTGCAAACATTGCTCCTATTGATGTTGAAGGTAGTCCATATTCTATAGCCCTGGGCGTTCTTAATCATCAGGAGACTTTAAGGGCTGAATTGGCATTGCAGGCTTCTCAGCTAAACGGTGATGGTAAATTGGTATCTCAGCCTAAAGTTATAACTTTGGATAATAAAGAGGCTACCATAGAGCAGGGTATGGAGATTCCTTATAAAGTAATAGACGAGAATGGGAACATTTCTACAGAGTTTAAGAAAGCTTCTCTTATTCTTAAAGTTAAACCGCATGTAACAAATGATAATAAGATAGTTCTTGATCTTGAAATTAGAAAAGATAAGCCTAACTATGATTATATCTCTTACACCGGAAACACTGAGCCTGCGATAGATACAAGAAGTGTGAAAACACAAATTATGGTTAATAACGGAGATACGCTTGTTATAGGTGGTATATATGAACAGGAGAAGTCTAAAAGTACGGCAGGTGTGCCTCTCCTTTCAAGGATTCCTCTCTTAGGTTGGTTATTCAAGAGTGAGGTTATTAAAAATAGCAATTCTCAGTTGTTAATATTTATCACGCCAAAGGTTATTAACTCTGCCAGTGAAACTCTGCCTAAAGTAGAAGAATAA
- the aroA gene encoding 3-phosphoshikimate 1-carboxyvinyltransferase: MYEVKFKGSLKGTLRVPSDKSISHRSIMLGSINDGEVVVKNFLRSEDCLNTLKAFKALGVNIEDNETLIKIHGKGKFLKEPFDVLDVGNSGTSIRLISGILAGQPFYSVLTGDRYLRKRPMDRIAIPLRMMGATILGRENGKYPPLTIIGKNPLNGIDYKSPKASAQVKSCILLAGLFTDEEVKVTEPARSRDHTERMLKAFGVDVEVDGLTVSLGKNRVLKADMEIDVPADISSAAFFMVAAAIVPGSEIILEDVILNPTRTGILDVMEKMGVNFEIINKRVVSGEEVGNIKVSYSSELKAISISGDIIPRLIDEIPIISILATQAEGKTVIRNAAELRVKESDRIKSIVSNLKNLGINVEEFEDGFMIQGKSKIAGGEVSGFGDHRIAMSFLIASLISEDTIYIDDIDCIATSYPNFLSDLKFLLK, translated from the coding sequence ATGTATGAAGTTAAATTTAAAGGAAGTTTAAAAGGCACCTTGAGAGTTCCATCAGATAAATCTATCTCTCACAGGTCTATTATGCTTGGTTCTATTAATGATGGAGAGGTGGTTGTTAAAAATTTTCTCCGTTCGGAAGATTGCCTGAATACTCTTAAGGCTTTTAAGGCATTGGGCGTTAACATAGAAGACAACGAGACTCTTATAAAGATACACGGTAAAGGTAAGTTTTTGAAAGAACCTTTTGATGTTCTTGATGTAGGGAATTCAGGAACTTCAATAAGATTAATATCAGGAATTCTCGCCGGTCAGCCATTCTATTCTGTTCTTACCGGTGATAGATATCTGAGAAAAAGGCCTATGGACAGGATAGCTATTCCGTTAAGAATGATGGGAGCTACCATTTTAGGTAGAGAGAACGGGAAATATCCTCCTCTTACTATTATTGGTAAGAATCCACTGAACGGTATTGATTACAAAAGTCCTAAAGCAAGTGCACAAGTTAAATCTTGTATCCTGCTCGCGGGACTTTTTACAGATGAAGAAGTAAAAGTAACTGAACCTGCCAGGAGCCGCGATCATACGGAAAGGATGCTTAAAGCGTTTGGAGTAGATGTTGAAGTTGACGGATTGACAGTTTCATTGGGGAAAAACAGGGTATTAAAAGCTGATATGGAGATAGATGTTCCTGCGGATATTTCATCTGCGGCATTTTTTATGGTTGCTGCTGCAATTGTTCCGGGATCTGAGATTATTTTGGAAGATGTAATTCTTAATCCGACAAGAACGGGTATTCTTGATGTTATGGAGAAAATGGGTGTGAATTTTGAAATTATTAATAAGAGAGTGGTCTCTGGTGAAGAAGTAGGGAATATAAAGGTATCTTATTCTTCTGAATTAAAAGCCATTTCAATTTCAGGAGATATAATTCCGCGTTTAATAGATGAAATACCAATAATTTCTATTTTGGCTACGCAAGCGGAAGGAAAAACAGTAATTAGAAATGCAGCAGAACTCAGAGTAAAAGAAAGCGATAGGATAAAATCAATTGTTTCCAACCTTAAGAATTTAGGAATTAACGTGGAAGAATTTGAGGATGGATTTATGATACAAGGAAAATCTAAAATTGCCGGCGGAGAAGTTAGTGGTTTTGGGGATCATAGAATAGCTATGTCATTTTTAATCGCTTCTTTAATTTCTGAAGATACAATTTATATTGATGATATAGATTGTATAGCTACATCTTATCCGAATTTTTTGAGTGATTTAAAATTTCTATTAAAGTGA
- a CDS encoding PilN domain-containing protein: MLRFNFLEKKETFVEKLLKPDVILAVLLALALAGGLSWYTGQLKMQEATLKQENARLDKELARLKKIQREEKRLIKTRETLQKKLQVISELDRKRDVPQYIYFFADRKNVPYGVWLTGLRQSGDNIFIEGGAYNLKLVSTFLKNIEQGLGSVKFRQTSYEEYKSKDTGKTYHYYKFQFNVEMK; the protein is encoded by the coding sequence ATGTTAAGGTTTAATTTCTTAGAAAAAAAAGAAACATTTGTAGAGAAGCTTCTGAAACCCGATGTAATTTTGGCGGTTTTACTTGCTCTTGCACTTGCAGGAGGATTAAGCTGGTATACGGGACAACTTAAAATGCAGGAAGCTACTTTAAAGCAGGAAAATGCCAGGCTGGATAAAGAACTGGCAAGGTTGAAGAAAATTCAGCGGGAAGAAAAAAGGCTTATTAAAACAAGGGAAACACTTCAAAAGAAACTTCAAGTAATAAGTGAATTGGACAGAAAAAGAGATGTTCCTCAGTATATCTACTTTTTCGCCGATAGAAAAAATGTTCCTTACGGGGTATGGCTTACTGGATTGAGACAGTCAGGAGATAATATCTTTATTGAAGGTGGCGCTTACAATCTTAAATTGGTTTCTACTTTCCTCAAAAACATTGAGCAGGGCCTTGGATCTGTGAAGTTCCGCCAGACGAGTTATGAAGAGTATAAATCTAAGGATACCGGGAAGACCTATCATTATTACAAATTCCAGTTTAACGTGGAGATGAAGTGA
- a CDS encoding pseudouridine synthase: MRLNRFLSYAGFGARRKVEELIKQQRVTVNGEVVDSPAVDVDPKKDVVQVDGERVRLPKKFVYLLFNKPQSVLTTMEKVEGDRRTTVRDFFRKYPVRIFPVGRLDYNTEGLLLMTNDGELADRLMHPRYHVPKTYIAKVKGRVTPAEIERMKKGAKLEDGFVKPLSIKYLKPSRTGKNTYLEITIDVGRNRIVRRFFQRFKHPVLKLKRISIGSLKLGNLPRGYYRELTREEVEKLKEAVGLKEGD; this comes from the coding sequence ATGAGATTAAACAGATTTTTATCATACGCAGGTTTCGGTGCAAGGAGAAAAGTTGAAGAACTTATTAAACAGCAAAGAGTAACTGTTAACGGGGAAGTTGTTGATTCTCCGGCAGTTGATGTTGATCCAAAAAAAGATGTTGTTCAGGTTGACGGTGAGAGAGTCAGGCTTCCTAAAAAGTTTGTTTACCTTCTGTTTAATAAGCCACAGAGTGTTTTAACTACAATGGAGAAGGTAGAGGGAGACAGAAGAACAACGGTAAGGGATTTTTTCAGAAAGTATCCTGTCAGAATTTTCCCCGTTGGAAGGCTTGATTACAATACGGAGGGGCTTCTACTTATGACAAATGATGGAGAGCTTGCAGACAGGCTAATGCATCCAAGATACCATGTTCCTAAAACGTATATTGCTAAAGTAAAAGGTAGGGTGACTCCAGCAGAGATAGAACGGATGAAAAAGGGAGCAAAATTGGAGGATGGATTTGTTAAACCGTTGTCGATTAAATATCTTAAACCAAGCAGGACAGGAAAAAACACTTACCTGGAGATAACAATAGATGTCGGTAGAAATAGAATAGTTAGAAGATTTTTTCAAAGATTTAAACATCCTGTTCTTAAATTAAAAAGAATTAGCATAGGATCTTTGAAGCTTGGGAATTTACCGAGAGGTTATTACAGGGAGCTGACAAGGGAGGAAGTTGAGAAACTGAAAGAAGCAGTAGGTTTGAAAGAGGGGGACTAA
- the pilM gene encoding pilus assembly protein PilM — MINLDSIIGVFTGRKVLFTGVDIGTSSIKVCKLRERKGLYSVVNYGKTEYEESYIVGTEIIDFVSLSAKMKESVQTVASDTKNIAVQVPLSLCFYTVISASPTENPDKIASEHIRGIISEDDLDKVVVKYQTLPVSISDDHIDIAIAAVKRDILEEYIALAENAGLKIQVIDIEPCAINNQFYLNYPDKVIDCVCLVDIGATFTKIIISYGGYPYLTRNVEMGSNTITEQLQKEYLISYGEAERLKFGYDLESISYEKALNEVISKIIRKISTEIIWAIDNFNDRFGRNVEEIYLFGGGAKQKNLVSLLKSFTNKKIELGEPLYFSGIEGAQEYAVSCGLSLRFKGDEHVKV, encoded by the coding sequence ATGATAAATCTTGACAGTATAATTGGGGTTTTTACCGGAAGAAAAGTTCTTTTTACAGGTGTTGATATAGGAACGTCGAGTATAAAAGTTTGTAAATTAAGGGAAAGAAAAGGACTTTATAGCGTTGTTAATTACGGAAAAACCGAATATGAAGAGTCATATATAGTCGGTACCGAAATTATTGATTTTGTTTCTCTTTCTGCTAAAATGAAAGAAAGTGTGCAGACTGTTGCTTCTGATACAAAAAATATAGCTGTTCAGGTTCCCCTGTCTTTGTGCTTTTACACTGTTATAAGTGCTTCTCCAACAGAAAATCCCGATAAGATTGCCTCAGAGCATATCAGGGGGATTATTTCTGAAGATGATCTAGATAAAGTAGTTGTCAAATATCAGACGTTGCCCGTTTCCATCTCTGATGATCATATTGATATAGCTATTGCTGCAGTTAAGAGGGATATACTTGAAGAGTATATTGCTCTTGCAGAGAATGCAGGTCTGAAGATTCAAGTTATAGATATAGAACCTTGTGCTATTAACAATCAATTCTATCTTAACTATCCAGATAAAGTGATTGATTGTGTCTGTCTTGTAGATATAGGGGCGACATTTACAAAAATAATTATAAGTTACGGGGGATATCCGTATCTTACCAGAAATGTTGAGATGGGAAGTAACACTATAACTGAGCAACTTCAGAAAGAATACCTGATAAGTTATGGGGAAGCTGAAAGGTTGAAATTTGGTTATGATCTGGAGTCTATTTCTTACGAAAAGGCTCTGAATGAGGTTATATCAAAAATAATAAGAAAAATATCAACAGAGATAATCTGGGCTATAGATAACTTTAATGATCGTTTCGGAAGGAATGTGGAAGAAATCTATCTCTTCGGTGGCGGTGCAAAACAGAAAAATCTTGTTTCTCTTTTAAAAAGTTTTACCAATAAAAAAATTGAGCTCGGGGAGCCCCTTTACTTTAGTGGGATTGAGGGGGCTCAAGAATATGCCGTTTCTTGCGGACTAAGTCTAAGGTTTAAGGGTGACGAACATGTTAAGGTTTAA
- the era gene encoding GTPase Era gives MSETPFKSGYVAILGRPNVGKSTLLNSFLGTKVAIVTDKPQTTRHRIIGIKHLDNAQIVFLDTPGIHKEKFELNRYMNEVAFSVIPDADIILFLIDARTGLTEADKKILDRIGETKRKETKVFVVINKIDGVPKEELLPLIEEINEKYPFVDEIIPISAARGTNLDRLLDLIVENLPEGPKYYEENMVTDIPLEQYVAEIIREKIMLLTSQEIPHAVTVNVLSIEPGDKNPDMLVIDADIIVERPSQKAIIIGKNGQKLKKIGTLARQELEQILGKKVYLRLWVKVKEDWRDRADYLRRLGYGF, from the coding sequence TTGAGTGAAACACCATTTAAGTCAGGTTACGTTGCAATTCTCGGAAGACCTAACGTAGGAAAATCAACACTTTTGAACAGCTTCCTTGGAACGAAAGTTGCAATAGTCACGGATAAACCACAAACAACAAGACACAGAATTATAGGCATAAAGCATCTGGATAACGCACAAATTGTTTTCCTTGACACACCCGGAATTCACAAAGAAAAGTTCGAACTTAACAGGTATATGAACGAGGTAGCTTTTAGCGTTATACCGGACGCCGATATTATCCTTTTTCTCATAGATGCAAGAACGGGATTAACAGAAGCCGACAAAAAAATTCTCGATAGGATCGGAGAAACGAAAAGAAAAGAAACAAAGGTTTTCGTGGTTATTAACAAAATAGACGGCGTTCCTAAAGAAGAACTCCTACCACTCATTGAAGAAATAAACGAAAAATATCCGTTTGTTGACGAAATAATACCGATATCGGCTGCAAGAGGAACAAACCTTGACAGGCTTCTTGACCTCATTGTAGAGAACCTGCCGGAAGGACCAAAGTATTATGAAGAAAACATGGTAACTGATATACCCCTTGAACAGTATGTTGCCGAAATAATCAGAGAAAAGATAATGCTTCTTACATCTCAGGAAATCCCCCATGCAGTTACTGTAAACGTTTTAAGTATAGAACCTGGAGATAAAAATCCAGATATGCTGGTAATTGATGCTGACATCATCGTAGAAAGACCATCTCAAAAGGCAATAATAATAGGGAAAAACGGCCAGAAGCTCAAAAAGATAGGAACTCTTGCGAGACAGGAACTTGAACAGATATTAGGCAAAAAGGTATACCTTCGACTGTGGGTAAAAGTAAAAGAAGACTGGAGAGACAGAGCAGACTATCTGAGAAGGCTTGGTTATGGTTTCTAA
- the deoC gene encoding deoxyribose-phosphate aldolase, with translation MKEILSKIDHSILKATTTEDDVVKGAELTRRFNFATLCILPKHVKLASTLLPSEKIATVIGFPLHGVSFRSIIVETEKAISDGASELDIVLNISLVKEKKWQKLEKELIRVREISEEQIIKLIMECCYLTEEEKITVGQIAVDTGWDFLKTSTGYGKYGATVEDVKLLKTIARKKAKVKASGGIRNLDDAVKFIEAGADRIGTSSGERIANEIMHSREV, from the coding sequence ATGAAAGAGATACTTTCAAAGATAGACCATTCAATCCTTAAAGCAACCACAACAGAAGACGATGTAGTAAAAGGTGCCGAACTTACAAGGAGATTCAATTTCGCAACACTCTGCATACTACCTAAACATGTGAAACTCGCATCAACACTTTTGCCGTCGGAAAAAATAGCAACGGTCATCGGCTTTCCTCTTCACGGAGTTTCTTTTCGCTCCATAATCGTTGAAACCGAAAAAGCCATAAGCGACGGAGCTAGCGAACTTGATATTGTCCTAAACATATCTCTCGTAAAAGAGAAAAAATGGCAAAAACTGGAGAAAGAACTAATAAGAGTTAGAGAAATCAGTGAAGAACAGATTATAAAGCTAATAATGGAATGTTGCTATCTAACAGAAGAAGAAAAAATTACCGTAGGTCAGATTGCCGTTGATACAGGCTGGGACTTTCTGAAAACATCAACGGGCTACGGAAAGTATGGTGCTACCGTTGAAGACGTAAAACTTTTAAAAACGATAGCAAGAAAGAAAGCAAAAGTAAAAGCGTCAGGCGGCATAAGGAACCTTGATGATGCCGTAAAATTTATAGAAGCTGGCGCTGATAGAATAGGCACAAGTTCTGGAGAAAGGATAGCCAATGAAATCATGCATAGTAGGGAAGTTTGA